taaaattgtatacaaaatattagtttCCTTAATAAgtattctgtttttttttttagttttaaataaatgttattatattagactAATAGCTCAGTAGCTCACTTGTTTATTCTAAAGACAAATCTTATAAGTCAAATGACTTTCTGAATTTTTGGGCGTATAGTGTACTGTACGTGTTCTGTATACTTATCGTACGGACAACGACCTCGTTAAAATGAttgaataagaataatttccCGGGTACTAGGAAAATGTAATTATCATCGCGTACGAGTGTAGTGAAAACCtctgtttttctttttgtttagtttCCCGGTAAGTTTCACTATAGATATTTCTGTTCAAAAGTAGAAGGAgcgagtaaaaaaattataaatttatgttttatacattgtcCTTGGAagcatttatgtatatacatattattatacatacattatacgtatatacatttagatataggtatatcgaGTATTGGTAGATAGgagttatatcattttaaatgttagttGTGAAATAATACTTACACATTTTAGTTCAATTATGTTGAATATAGTcgtttgtaattatattgagaattaattgaaaattagattACTCTCAATTATACGTTTAtcactaattactaattagttaaTCTcttgtatgttatttattagatactaTTCGTATTTTATAGTCTTGTTTTGATTTACAATTGTCAATTATCACTTAGGACgtataataatcgttttaaattttaaaaaatatatatctatatcaatttaaaataattatttgattcgcTTGAGTTTTGGGTATAAGCTTTGGAAAGTTGCATAAAGTTTAGtggaaaatttgtaattaaggtgaaataaaacaacacaCAAAGCATGCGTTATTTCGTATTCATGCTATCATAATATCAACAGTTGCCGATCGTAATCTGTGTAAATTCGCCCATATATATGTTgaaagaattaatttattatttttgtcttaatatttgataacgtagcttgttataataataattaacagacGTGTAATGCGTGTGTAGTGTTAAGaacaatacttataataagtctaacatttatatagaaaGTAGCTTTCCATATGAATTGCATAGCCATCGTTGTTGATGCTGCCGCAGCTATTATCATCCTAATGAATAGATATTTCGGAGAAAAACGCGTTATGgtcttttaaaaatgcatattaagcGGAGATTACCGACcgcttttctttttaaatttttttttattattatcattattactgtgtaatatttgagtataattattaaatgataatacgtttatgttttgtttcacACAGATCGGGCAAAAGGATCAGCTCAAATGCACTCGccaggtaaaatatttaacgacatttataatttattattgttaacgtTGTTTCTACatgttattagataataatatcattgttgtCGTTTTGTGTTTCAGTGATCTTTATCGGAGTTCAAGTTTTAATTCGTCCGGCCGCAGTTCCATTTGCGATACGCCCGACGATGTGTACTCTGATACATCCATCGAAGAGGACGTTCTCGACCTCAACAATAAGGtaagactataatatagcTGCCATCgtgtaatcattattattataccccaCTGCCACTACTAAgacgtatcattattatttctatattcgtattttataCGTGATAAGTCCCGTCACGACTATTAAACAGCATTCCTGTGCGCGCTGCTGCCGTGTAAATAATTTCCTTTACAGTCCGCAGGAAACGAGTGTActcaatttttgtttgtataaaaataaaatggtatgGGTACGCGCCGTAGAATAGTATGGCTATATTTACAATGTTATTTGCGCATTTtggatacctattataatagtaatatagacAGCTATATTATcagagttatttttaaattcgacTAAAAAATAACGTAACTGTTTTGCAAAGTAAAAGAAAATGATCGTCTTCTGCGTATTACGGAATCAAATAATAGTAGTTTGGTTGCAAGCTTgcaaatcaataaaacattttgatttaatattacaattatttttctcaagTAGAGAATCAATTACTTGTGTGTTTACCCAAGTCAGAAGTctgttaaaagaaaaataagttttggtttttagaaatgtatttttgattgaatCTCAGATtggttttatatgtatttattacccattagatatttatttatggatGTTTGAAATTTGGTTTCCAAATATCGAATTGATTCTCGACTCTCGAGTAGTCCATAATAGATaggtaaaatcatattatgtaggtacctatataatacatatactaaTTGGTTTGGATaaacttgaattttaaaagtataattttattatattaaaattaactttttaattatggtttaaaaataattatatgttaaaccGACAACAGTTTCACATGTTTGTGTtgctaattaatttattatttatataatattataagcaacatgttatataagtatttgttaATACTACTCATCGTACTGCTAATAAAATAGgtctaataataatcaaactttaatatattaaataagttgaagtcaagtaaaataaataatagttaaaaatacatacatttataatacagtttttactatttgggtgtcttttttagttaataaataaaatatttgggtGCATGGAAttctaaattaagtttttcattACTCGTAACAATATGTGTATACAGtttgttcttaaaaatatgaaaatttttcttatatttttaggagaaaatcaaacattagaccttaatattatttatttaatataattataatatattttgttatttatgtatgtatagaaTCAATTCATTTATAACACTTTATTTTGACACACCaactaattatgtatttatcgtATTTATAGGATTGGAAGTTATACCGGCTTCGTTTGTTCTTGTCttgtctattatttattttaatttttaattttattgtagtttaaatactgttctatagtaaaattatttaagcaataaaaatgaatattaaaattttatattttttaatttaacaaatgtaGTGATTATTTTTGGATTAACATTTTCtagtaaacattatttttctttgaatattgatgtatttattatcttgTCTTATTTAATCTCATGTTTGTCTTCTGAATTGTTTtggtatattatgcattttcgCCTATCGTTCCACAGCTATCGTCGTATTTTTGGTCGTGCAGCATCGTTCTCGCGACTAATCGTCGGATTTCTATTGGTTGTAACTATAAATCGTAAATTGATGTGTCGTCATTTACACGCACGTAGTAATAATTGCAGTTTTAATCTGTAGCAGTAGTATACAGGGCGGTTATTTTATTGagcaacactcattatttcaaaatgtattaacgtttttgaaaaaatgatgtttacataatttctagacgaaataatacagttttttcttatgataatatgtgaatatgtgatatttattttatattctgaaacaaaatatttttggagtaaaaattgaatttcttatgattagtttatgagttataagtaGAGCATAAATGGAATGGTAGACCAAAATTTTGTGGGATATCCCCATTTCTTATACCTCTTCACTACACTCatttaaacttgaaatacTTACTACTCATAAACTGCTCGTCCTAATTTCGATTTACATGTATCGAGATACtccgaaaaatattctacttcagaatatgaaataaatgacgtatattatcattaaaatattaaaaaatataatttttttaaaaatgttgttttattttgattaaaaattaatagattttaaaacgaCGAGTGTGTTGTTcaataaaagaatcacccAGTATAGTGGTGAATTCGTTGAGTGACAACAGTTTGTGATAGGACGTTGTCGAGTCGAACTCAACGGTATAAGTATAGACTATAAAGTAACCACACATGTATATTGGGTAGAGGGGACCAACGTGGCGGCGGTACTTGATAAAAGCCCATCATCGTCGTCATCGTTTAACGAACGAATAATTGTACTTAATGTTATAGTATAGAGCAGTATACtacaatactataaatgtataatatacatatacaatatattatattgttgtagttattatattaggttttttaaaaataataatcgttcaGTCTGCGCGCAGTCCCGATATTGTTAtctgtgtgtatgtgtgtgccAGTGTCGTAGTcgtacataatgtataattgctGTCGTCGGTGAGGAAACATTTTCGCGTAtgctcatatttttttcattatatcatTGGGTAAATTGTGTCGAAATATATATTGACGATAATAACACCGTTACTAAGGGCCTTGTGTGTGGTACAGCATACTTTTATCATCTGTTTACTACGGTCTTATTATTCCGTCCATTGAAGCGCATATACGTCACCGGACGTGGGCAGctacttaaaatatacgaatCGAGAAATAATAGTCGACTTTtgggaaaaaaatttttgtcacCGTGCCAAAATAAGTCAtcgttgatattattattagagtgCACATCATATTCTCTCGGCGCAGGGCGATCAAAGTtcagtaaaaaaacatttcatatcTCAACGGACGCTCCAATAGTAGTCCACTCACCACACACACGTACACATATGCTCGCgttcaataatatagttaattgaTGCTGTCGTTATCAATATTCAGATAAGCGCAATGGCTTCTCTCCTGAAAATTGGCCAAAAGGCGGTCAGTAGTTTTAATACACCGTAGTATCGTACTTACGCTCGTACAATCACATTCTTTAGAAGTTATGTTGTTAGTcatgtcgtcgtcgtcgtcgtccaaGAAGAATAAGGCCGACATTTTGGAAAACTGCTGCTCCGAGCTTGAGTTCGATATGTGGGATGGACAGTTCGAATTTGTTGGCAACGCCTATGAAGCGAGCCCTATCGGAGACGACATGTTAAAATTGCCTAAAATTTCACAAAACTCGCATATTTTTGACGTGCAAAAAGTAATTTCGTCTCATGAttcatttatgattattttttaattttgttttttatacttaactacatttatacctacttattccTCGCGTGCAGTGTTTGCGTATtcattaggtataggtatttatttttaatttatgcataTTGTCACACCGATGCGCCTTTGTTTTatctgtgtatattatataaaaaatactcgcGTGCACATGCAACGTGttgtatttagaataattactGTTACAATTACCTACACCAAACTACgtcgtttaaattataatgtggtTTTATGTGTGTTTGCAGGTACAAGTGTTGCAAAAACAGATGAATTCCCTGACCGACAATCAACACCTAACGGACGAACGGTACGCGCGCACCAAGGAGGAAAACGCCGCTCTCCAAGCCCGCGTCCACATGCTTGAAGAACAGCTCCGCGACACCGAACTCAGGTGCGAGGAGCGGCTGGCGTCCGAAGAACGTAGACACAGGGAGCTCGTCACCCGAGTCGACAGAGAAAAACAATTGCATATTGATAATTGTGCCATAAGGTAAATGCAATGTAATATGTCATTAAATACAAGGTATACTAACTACTTATATACGGActtaaatgttgtatttataattgtaaatttaaatgtatattgtgatTATATGATAAACTGGCCTCatcgtgtatattatgtactacacTTCGTCGTGTAGTTGGTCATTCAATATTCGAAAAGTCatgtgttaattatataactaaggttattaatgttattatgtagTCACGtttcataaaatcaattaatagtaataatgaattatcataaaaggtataatataccgtcataaaaatcactatattattatttctcataAAAGTCATTGGTTATTtctcataaatacataataattaataagatcaactttaaagtataaccatatagatatattaattatattatgtaatctatatataattattgtatatgatataattgaatcttaaaaaaataactatttaaatatatatacttttagaataatttatattgtaatggtGTGAACAGATAATGATGAACTGATTACGCTTTGCAGTAGTATGCAAATGTTATTGTATAGAGAGACgtgacattatttatttttcatttttaagcattaatttagtattaatgatttttctttttttttaatgatagtatagaatggtttatttttttaacaaataatacaaataataagcaTAGGGCAAAGGGCTTATAAATGAAACATTCAGACATCTTGAAagctataatgttataataaaaaaaataaatttaattaacgttGTACaagttacatgtatttttataataaattaattatttttatcgcacaatataaaatatttttttaataatatggatctttttttaacatttttttctgcaTTTAAGcagtaaatatatctatactatttatagttgttaattaaaaactatcttTTATGATTGTTTGTAGACTTCAAAGTATTGAGTCGGCTAATGAGAATTTACGATTGGAGGCAGAAAAATGTAAGTCCGCGTTAGAGACGATGCGAACTGAAAAGATTTCGTTGGAACAACGAGTGAGTGATCTCAATGTGGGTGCTCAGTCGTTTAAAGATGAAATACGTTTACTTGAAGCCGAACTTAGAAAGTTGAAACAGAGAGAAAGGGACAACGAAGAggtcagtataaaatattgtacatctGTTAacgtttgtaataattaaaacaatgatattaacaatattgtatattgatataatgaaTTTAGTTTGTATTATGTTCGACTATGTTACTTATTCAACACTTATgtcgtatttatatttatagattatcgaAGGTTTGACCAAAGATTTAGAAATATCTCGACTTGAAAAAGAAGCTATGATCACCAAACTGCATTCGCCGTCGCCGTACGTCACTGAACTTACGGCTCAGCTGGAGTCGCTAAAACATCAAAATCGGTGTAAGTGTAACGCTGTAACCTATAAAACTGTGGTTTTCAACCAATGTGCTATGAGCttttgaaagttttttatagtaatattagtaattacgtatggttgataaaaataaagcaaaataaaaatatttaatattgtttttaattaagtataattttgtttatctgATTTGGTgtaaacaatgttttaaaaaaaggttgaAACCTACTactgtaaaaattgtaataatttaacacttgATATACtttaacctatataatataagtagttaGTGCgagttattttcatttgttttattttattttttcggcaGCGTTGAAAGACTCATACGACGAGTTGCAAGCTTCCTCCATAGCCAAAGGTATCGAGAGAGGCAGACTGTTGTTGACAGAGTCACCCAGCCTCGCGTCTGAACTCGACGGTTTGACACACGATGATGTAAGTACGGTGTGATCCGAACATGCCTAATGGTTATTCatgttggaaaatatttttttaacgtgtCGTTTGTCTAATAATCTCGtgcttacaaataatatttttataaaccataagaaaaaaacaaaaacaaatccgGAATAACGAATTTAACCCGCATtatgtcaataaaatttttcatatttaagtagaagtaatacatataatagagcaataataagataataagagcaaataatatttatcacatgAGTGCAAATGATAGTTTATATGatacactttataatataataatacaatttgaaaatatgtagaatgtagatatAACAACACACTtgaagtacttatatataatattgtttttttgctCCTTTTCACAGCACAGTCCCTCGTCTTTGCAAATAAACAAGGTAATTTCAATTTGgttactaaaatatgttttttttttttttaatcaaattaacagCGTTTGGCTTTTTTTCTTAACCGCACCCGGTAAATATACCAcaacatataatttagaaaatcgAAAATGGAATCGactaatattgattaatatataatatatattcatcatattaaattatataataatcgttttgTTATGCCGAGAGTTCAACAATAGCAGTTGAAAACGATTCAATCGAGTCGAGGTTGTTAACTCTCAATGTCATTGGTGTCGTCGTCGAGTAGCTGTAGCAATGAGAGAACATAAGCAATAGTAATATTGTCATGGTGTCTTCTCACTTAAGCTATGTCGTCGAGTTACCTGAATGAATGATTTCaagatttttattgtgtttacgCAAATTGATAGGAATGTCGATTGTCACATACTCATAACTAGCAAAAGCGATAAGATTTTGCATGGAATTTGTAACACacttgacattttattaaatttcaaatgggCTTTGCATgcgtactaaaaataataaataacaatttaaaattcatttttttaatttttattattattatttggtttgcaataaaagtaataaattgtatttttgatgttCTCACTCTTTAGTATGTTTTTATCAgttgtgaattattatataatttcattttttctaacgaaaatcaatatataaattaaatttacttaaaaattcagttattattaaacagcaaaaaacaaatataattttcatattttgtatttagtataatattataactaacttGGTATGTACACGTGGCCATgtgttctattattttattgtaatattttaaaattaattgataattttcaacataaataccaataataataaataattattgaatgaaaaatgcattattcatGATTCATATGTCATGAGTATAtcttaattacctataaaacattatgaaatacattttaatcatacataatggtaatataaactgaacacaattttattaatgttcaactttgagttttattaatttttatacttttcattctagacttatattttattttaatgtttattaaatgtttttttttttttttatgtcaccTGAAGATGGTTTAAagccattttaatattaatcggTTACTACAGTAACTGTATTGGTTGCacgttgtatatttttaattttttattaaaaaaatttgggggttgtttttaatggttttaattgttttcagaTGAAAACTGCATTGAAAGATCAGCAAGAGGTGAATGACCAGTTACGAGCTTACATCGACAATATTCTGCTAAACATTGTCGAAAATCATCCTGAACTGTTAGAagtcaaacaaaatttatgaaatattattatgatttgattataataacagaTATTCACACATCCACATACACACAATGTTCCTAATACTATTGATTGGTGAAATTGGAGAccagtgtttttttattccaattaTTGTTGTCAtcgtacttacatattatatttccgcCTTATTTAATGTCTACCAATTTTTTCCCATTGCATTTCCAACATATGTTATCAATTATacgtgtgttatattatatataatttgttgtgtatataaatagttgtaaacatttttgtaaaaagcaaatataatgaaaaaagtttaactattatcatatttgtttaagataaattggataaaattttttaaaataatatttaattgtatccgtccagttatatagtattacgatttattatttatatttacatacatatatgttatttaatttttctcatccatttgtattgtaaacattttaaatttttaaaagataaaatatataatattagatagtCCGCCGATATGTTATAGTATAATCATtgttactttatataatatattggagtgctaattaattgttataattgttatctGTTCCAAAGAGACTGTGATGTGGTAACAATATTtagctaattattttttataatacttgagTCTTGTGCCAGttcacaacataaaatataacagtatttttttagtaaagaaaaaaacttgttttatttatccTATATAAGCtccaaattattgtaataaagaatcattttatgtacattctcataatagttcatttaatgtatatttttttagtgcaataatcaaattaattgttgttttacatatttttataatgaaatagtgtatatttatattttttctacatcCAACaactgtgtataaatattgtaatgcaTACTgccatattaaatacattactcAAATAAAtgctataggtacattattaatctatctctatattataatatatatttaaattgtttgaagTACTTACAAAAAGTCTTAAAATTCTACTAATCCTAtatgaagtaaaatatttatagagaaGTTAGTTTAGTAAAATGTAGCATTATAAGTGTTTCaaacttgtatttaattatttaatagcatgtttttaaaacgataacaACTGATAGTGAAAATCtggtaaataaattgaataaatcataatattgacaatattcaatatttttgacaaaagaaaaatacccAATTATTTCAAGTCATTCTTTATGATAgtttattctaattttcaaatgagttgtacttatttatggtttttaacTTGAGTAGTTCATAAGATATtagataaacaatataaagaatataattatatttagagcTTAGATTTCAAGGTATTAGCATTTTTTTCTTGGATTGTTTAATAGCATTTCAAGCTTTAAATTGGTTATTTTACACATGTATactaattctaaaatttattttacttttgactattttatagaactattatgaaacaacaaaattacCTTAGATTGAAGTAtggacatttattttatcattttcgaaatattttttacttttatttggtttaaaataagaagtcttaaatttacttttgattATTGACCACCGGTTGATTAcagatttatatgtaaattttataagtataataggttaacccatatttttacttttactttttcttatacaatatttattgaataagacCTATTTCTAGTGttttatcatacaattatctagaatagaaaaatatataatcatttcaaacacaattttttgaagtttttagtatattatatatatatattataaatatacatttaaataataataaccattaaatattatatacatgagaTCAGTAAATATTcgtgtttgtaaaatattcaaatagacATCAGTATGACTCCaatcataacaaaaaatgtgcCGCATGCCCAAAGAATTGAACAGCTTTCAGCAAACAATAGTACACCAGTTAAAGCCTGAAATATATAcactgttattaattaaagacatccaatacttaattttaataggtagtaGTCTGTAGGTAATAGCTAAAGctaacatcaaaataaatacataataaaaaccaagtataacaatattattaatgatagtatgttaattaattaaatattgaatgcaactgatataaaaaaatggtaaaagaCATtgcaataaaaagaaataaaatattaaaataaaatatgatttgacTTGGATTATGTTTCAAAAGACAACATCATTAGTAGATAAAGtagacattaaataatttgcttcaatatataagttacctattaaatatgtactgtatatttgaatttgtatttaaaattaacaatctaTAAAATGAgatgcataataaatttaaaagttaatagaaGAGTTACTTAACAATTTGACTgctcaaataatttaactgaaCTTACTAATGCTTTGAGTAGGTACCATAAATGTACTCGGTAATTTAATGAATCTAGGCTGAGTCATGATATAACAAATCAGTTATATCAGTTTTTTATATCATGGGTTGAGTATTATACATGATACTTAAGACAAAATTGGCAAGtctgattaataaaatatgaagggCAATAGAGGAAAGTTTAATTGGTATCATATGTGATACATAAAACTGTCATTATTGTGACTTTTATGGAGCAAGCCAAAAATTAcgaagtacaatatattaataagtactaagcaaattttgtattacaaatatcaactttttatagtttcaaatacataaaatagtttataaatttcattaattaggTGTAAtagattaaagaaaaaatatcatgGTTTTTTTCCGTTTACAGCAAATGACAACTTTAAGCGACCATTGCACAGGTTTAATAAAAGCGTACTTACCTATTAGGTATCATGATGTTAAGGTGAATAAATTGgagaaatcataaaaatgtgcaAATAGCTAGCCGTTCATTACTCACGGTAAAAATGTAGTTGGAAGCGATGCTGATGCCGGTGGATACCAACGTGGAACCGAATCGCAGGGATCTGGTATACATCAGCCAAACCCCAATATTGGCCAGCACGACCATTGCCAACATGAAGAATCTGGCCAAATTGGTGTGCAGAGCCTACGGgggcaaaacaaaaattaacagaCCGTCAGGACTTGCACCTTCACCGTTGTCGTAGACGACATTATAGGCGGTCAAAACTCTTGGATATCATAAAAGTACGACAAAACGATCTGTACGATTTTACCTGATCGTCGTGGCCGAAGTACTCGTCAACGCTCATTCCAATCTTGCCGAACAAGCCGGCTGACGAACCGCAGACTCCTGCGGACGCGGCGAACAGGGCATTCTTGAGTCGACGGTCCATCGATTGATGCTGGTGGTGGTCATAAACAACGATTTTTATTCATAGATCTCGACGAAGTGTAAACGGCTAGGCCGTGATCAGTTCACGAATTTCCTAAACGATTATTACGGTCTACGagcaaaaatcaaaataccgAACGATTATCACTGCTGTAGATATCACGTCGTGTCGTACTATCTCGAGTCGCC
The DNA window shown above is from Aphis gossypii isolate Hap1 chromosome 2, ASM2018417v2, whole genome shotgun sequence and carries:
- the LOC114122335 gene encoding rab11 family-interacting protein 4 isoform X4 — translated: MTMVRSQVLARMMAPKIQEDENIVNNNNKGDSPAFKLNIEDTAVHGGNTDSNSTNNSQFSSMSDEESYECYGENDMENSSPVNNVITNSVENPITNVLGLKRNTWLRTSLRRTTNGHSAEILPNRKWGSMRHSSGKRISSNALASDLYRSSSFNSSGRSSICDTPDDVYSDTSIEEDVLDLNNKVQVLQKQMNSLTDNQHLTDERYARTKEENAALQARVHMLEEQLRDTELRCEERLASEERRHRELVTRVDREKQLHIDNCAIRLQSIESANENLRLEAEKCKSALETMRTEKISLEQRVSDLNVGAQSFKDEIRLLEAELRKLKQRERDNEEIIEGLTKDLEISRLEKEAMITKLHSPSPYVTELTAQLESLKHQNRSLKDSYDELQASSIAKGIERGRLLLTESPSLASELDGLTHDDHSPSSLQINKMKTALKDQQEVNDQLRAYIDNILLNIVENHPELLEVKQNL
- the LOC114122335 gene encoding rab11 family-interacting protein 4 isoform X5, translating into MTMVLARMMAPKIQEDENIVNNNNKGDSPAFKLNIEDTAVHGGNTDSNSTNNSQFSSMSDEESYECYGENDMENSSPVNNVITNSVENPITNVLGLKRNTWLRTSLRRTTNGHSAEILPNRKWGSMRHSSGKRISSNALASDLYRSSSFNSSGRSSICDTPDDVYSDTSIEEDVLDLNNKVQVLQKQMNSLTDNQHLTDERYARTKEENAALQARVHMLEEQLRDTELRCEERLASEERRHRELVTRVDREKQLHIDNCAIRLQSIESANENLRLEAEKCKSALETMRTEKISLEQRVSDLNVGAQSFKDEIRLLEAELRKLKQRERDNEEIIEGLTKDLEISRLEKEAMITKLHSPSPYVTELTAQLESLKHQNRSLKDSYDELQASSIAKGIERGRLLLTESPSLASELDGLTHDDHSPSSLQINKMKTALKDQQEVNDQLRAYIDNILLNIVENHPELLEVKQNL
- the LOC114122335 gene encoding rab11 family-interacting protein 4 isoform X1 gives rise to the protein MTFVTRVIVFRHDGNDRDASIVAKSTSKTTESMVLRLPQTVLFDGKYFESSRPHALSLWRRGVNKKAKHKLQVLARMMAPKIQEDENIVNNNNKGDSPAFKLNIEDTAVHGGNTDSNSTNNSQFSSMSDEESYECYGENDMENSSPVNNVITNSVENPITNVLGLKRNTWLRTSLRRTTNGHSAEILPNRKWGSMRHSSGKRISSNALASDLYRSSSFNSSGRSSICDTPDDVYSDTSIEEDVLDLNNKVQVLQKQMNSLTDNQHLTDERYARTKEENAALQARVHMLEEQLRDTELRCEERLASEERRHRELVTRVDREKQLHIDNCAIRLQSIESANENLRLEAEKCKSALETMRTEKISLEQRVSDLNVGAQSFKDEIRLLEAELRKLKQRERDNEEIIEGLTKDLEISRLEKEAMITKLHSPSPYVTELTAQLESLKHQNRSLKDSYDELQASSIAKGIERGRLLLTESPSLASELDGLTHDDHSPSSLQINKMKTALKDQQEVNDQLRAYIDNILLNIVENHPELLEVKQNL
- the LOC114122335 gene encoding rab11 family-interacting protein 4B isoform X2, with translation MTFVTRVIVFRHDGNDRDASIVAKSTSKTTESMVLRLPQTVLFDGKYFESSRPHALSLWRRGVNKKAKHKLQVLARMMAPKIQEDENIVNNNNKGDSPAFKLNIEDTAVHGGNTDSNSTNNSQFSSMSDEESYECYGENDMENSSPVNNVITNVENPITNVLGLKRNTWLRTSLRRTTNGHSAEILPNRKWGSMRHSSGKRISSNALASDLYRSSSFNSSGRSSICDTPDDVYSDTSIEEDVLDLNNKVQVLQKQMNSLTDNQHLTDERYARTKEENAALQARVHMLEEQLRDTELRCEERLASEERRHRELVTRVDREKQLHIDNCAIRLQSIESANENLRLEAEKCKSALETMRTEKISLEQRVSDLNVGAQSFKDEIRLLEAELRKLKQRERDNEEIIEGLTKDLEISRLEKEAMITKLHSPSPYVTELTAQLESLKHQNRSLKDSYDELQASSIAKGIERGRLLLTESPSLASELDGLTHDDHSPSSLQINKMKTALKDQQEVNDQLRAYIDNILLNIVENHPELLEVKQNL
- the LOC114122335 gene encoding rab11 family-interacting protein 4 isoform X6; this translates as MMAPKIQEDENIVNNNNKGDSPAFKLNIEDTAVHGGNTDSNSTNNSQFSSMSDEESYECYGENDMENSSPVNNVITNSVENPITNVLGLKRNTWLRTSLRRTTNGHSAEILPNRKWGSMRHSSGKRISSNALASDLYRSSSFNSSGRSSICDTPDDVYSDTSIEEDVLDLNNKVQVLQKQMNSLTDNQHLTDERYARTKEENAALQARVHMLEEQLRDTELRCEERLASEERRHRELVTRVDREKQLHIDNCAIRLQSIESANENLRLEAEKCKSALETMRTEKISLEQRVSDLNVGAQSFKDEIRLLEAELRKLKQRERDNEEIIEGLTKDLEISRLEKEAMITKLHSPSPYVTELTAQLESLKHQNRSLKDSYDELQASSIAKGIERGRLLLTESPSLASELDGLTHDDHSPSSLQINKMKTALKDQQEVNDQLRAYIDNILLNIVENHPELLEVKQNL